From the Danaus plexippus chromosome 5, MEX_DaPlex, whole genome shotgun sequence genome, one window contains:
- the LOC116769045 gene encoding trans-Golgi network integral membrane protein TGN38-like, whose amino-acid sequence MFRYIVSLILVNTYYCSSGYPISPNSSNVLMAKPLTTVANGCKNQFLADLTRKNIEHCNAPVPAFSKTELECVMFYEISTRMCSETFPPDFNINENYTKKIQTIQDAQRLCDYTDSWKFLHLGNYTLHKLKLERVFNKKTTCIKLCSVDSVLDVDSNFYCKFFQWGTELLNTLETTSKAQQEIISEPTTQNSTQNRTVSTTLKVDNVTTSKSNDNQKNLETNLLASEKKSPDNEMSAQSPNKASESNVIETDIHKTSPQLQPSVKPESEKPLAVAEEPPKKELLEKIEPPIPQQVKDVKPNVENVKQNELDDDAENEFGNDPDLDDDPMSDQEGENGNEQIAESDPKLEVEKPKVVEKKIESITSLQQDEIQRESGMFPNPIQDSFSEEDDHFFPFFLTAIIFVVLLYILYHNKTKFTKVILGLIVEGRQTGRRRNSRGHSYRRLDTLEQAMSSNTAAPPSKIIY is encoded by the exons ATGTTTCGGTATATTGTTTCTTTGATCTTAGTGAATACATATTACTGTAGCTCAGGATATCCTATCTCACCAAATTCAAGTAATGTTTTAATGGCAAAACCACTTACGACAGTCGCAAATGGTTGTAAAAACCAGTTCCTTGCTGatttaacaagaaaaaatattgaacattgCAATGCTCCTGTACCAGCTTTCAGTAAGACTGAGCTGGAGTgtgttatgttttatgaaataagtaCACGCATGTGCTCTGAAACCTTTCCACCTGACttcaatataaatgagaattatactaaaaaaatacaaactattCAAGATGCGCAAAGATTATGTGATTATACCGACTCCTGGAAATTTCTTCACCTTGGAAACTATACACTGCATAAACTTAAGCTTGAGagagtttttaacaaaaaaacaacatgCATTAAATTATGTAGTGTGGATAGTGTTTTGGATGTAGACTCAAACTTTTACTGTAAATTTTTCCAATGGGGCACTGAATTGTTGAATACCCTGGAGACCACATCAAAAGCTCAACAAGAAATCATATCTGAACCAACTACTCAGAATTCTACACAAAATAGAACTGTTTCAACAACTTTAAAAGTTGATAATGTCACCACTTCCAAGAGTAATGATAAtcaaaaaaatcttgaaacaaatttattagcCTCAGAAAAGAAAAGTCCAGATAATGAAATGAGCGCACAATCTCCAAATAAGGCTTCGGAATCAAATGTGATTGAAACtgatattcataaaacatCACCACAATTACAACCATCTGTTAAACCAGAATCAGAAAAACCATTGGCAGTTGCTGAAGAACCACCCAAAAAGGAATTACTTGAGAAAATTGAACCACCTATACCACAACAAGTAAAAGATGTAAAACCCAATGttgaaaatgttaaacaaaatgaattgGATGATGATGCAGAAAACGAATTCGGCAATGATCCAG ATTTAGATGACGACCCTATGTCAGACCAAGAGGGTGAAAATGGAAATGAACAAATAGCCGAATCGGATCCCAAGCTTGAAGTTGAGAAACCAAAAGTTgttgagaaaaaaattgaatCTATAACATCTTTACAGCAAGATGAAATACAAAGAG aatCAGGAATGTTCCCGAATCCTATTCAGGACTCCTTCTCTGAGGAGGACGACCACTTCTTCCCATTCTTCTTGACAGCCATCATATTTGTAGTGCtcctgtatatattatatcataataaaaccaaattCACAAAAGTG ATACTAGGGCTAATAGTTGAAGGAAGACAGACAGGACGCCGTAGAAACAGTAGGGGTCATTCTTATAGGAGATTGGACACTCTTGAACAAGCGATGAGTTCAAACACAGCGGCACCTCcaagcaaaataatatactga